In Chitinispirillales bacterium, a single window of DNA contains:
- a CDS encoding flagellar protein FlgN, translating into MDKDIIKKFKTIISQQIMLQGQLKIMNAKMHDAINARNLTEIRTLSTEIDFVVEQMDSLERNRIDLLSPYVEDKNRLKHINSIIDEFPKEDIIIIKKLHNELKEKTNANVEQTKINELLLNEAVLDIHKNVEIIAEQINRPIRYGFGGKKQASLPMNLVNQKI; encoded by the coding sequence ATGGATAAAGACATAATAAAAAAATTCAAGACGATAATCTCGCAACAGATTATGCTTCAGGGACAATTAAAAATAATGAACGCAAAAATGCATGACGCAATAAATGCACGAAATTTAACGGAAATAAGGACGCTTTCAACGGAAATAGATTTTGTGGTTGAACAGATGGACTCGTTGGAAAGAAACAGAATTGATTTGCTTTCACCATACGTTGAAGATAAAAACCGCCTCAAACACATAAATTCAATAATTGACGAATTTCCCAAAGAGGATATTATAATTATAAAAAAATTACACAACGAACTGAAAGAAAAAACAAACGCTAACGTTGAGCAAACAAAAATAAATGAACTTTTGCTTAACGAAGCGGTTTTGGATATTCACAAAAATGTGGAAATTATCGCCGAGCAGATAAATCGTCCGATTAGATATGGTTTTGGCGGGAAGAAACAAGCGTCGTTACCCATGAATTTGGTAAACCAGAAAATATAA